GTGCGCCCATCATCAACAACAGACAGAGAATCATGAGCGATCCCTTTTCTGCGCCTGACCATCAGCTTGATGCCCTTGGCCTGCGCTGCCCGGAACCGGTAATGATGGTGCGCAAAACCGTGCGCAGCATGCAGGCCGGTGAAACCTTGCTGATCATCGCCGATGATCCCGCCACCACGCGCGATATTCCCGGTTTCTGCCGTTTTATGGAACATCAGCTGCTGGCACAACAGACCGAAAGCCTGCCGTACCAGTTTCTCATCAAAAAAGGCGCTTAACGCTGACGCAGTAAGCGCAGTGCATTCGCCGTAACCAGTGCGGTGGCGCCGGAATCGGCTAGCACCGCCAACCACAAACCGGTAAAGCCGAGCAGCGTGGTGACGAGGAAAATCGCCTTCAGGCCCAGCGCCAA
The sequence above is drawn from the Pantoea nemavictus genome and encodes:
- the tusA gene encoding sulfurtransferase TusA, with protein sequence MSDPFSAPDHQLDALGLRCPEPVMMVRKTVRSMQAGETLLIIADDPATTRDIPGFCRFMEHQLLAQQTESLPYQFLIKKGA